The Apodemus sylvaticus chromosome 5, mApoSyl1.1, whole genome shotgun sequence genome has a segment encoding these proteins:
- the Acp2 gene encoding lysosomal acid phosphatase — translation MAGGQTGWSQAALLQFLLGICLTVMPPIQARSLRFVTLLYRHGDRSPVKTYPKDPYQEEKWPQGFGQLTKEGMLQHWELGQALRQRYHGFLNTSYHRQEVYVRSTDFDRTLMSAEANLAGLFPPSAAQHFNPNISWQPIPVHTVPITEDRLLKFPLGPCPRYEQLQNETRQTPEYQNRSIQNAQFLDMVANETGFTNLTLETIWNVYDTLFCEQTHGLLLPPWASPQTMQRLSQLKDFSFLFLFGIHEQVQKARLQGGVLLAQILKNLTLMATTSQFPKLLVYSAHDTTLVALQMALNVYNGKQAPYASCHIFELYQEDNGNFSVEMYFRNDSKKAPWPLILPGCPHRCPLQDFLRLTEPVIPKDWQKECQLANDTADTEVIVALAVCGSILFLLIVLLLTVLFRMQAQPPGYHHVADREDHA, via the exons ATGGCCGGCGGACAGACTGGTTGGAGCCAGGcggctcttctccagtttcttcttgGCATTTGCCTAACGGTGATGCCACCCATACAGGCCCGGAGTCTGCGCTTTGTTACCTTG CTGTATCGACATGGAGATCGGTCACCAGTGAAGACATATCCCAAGGACCCCTACCAAGAAGAGAAATGGCCCCAGGGATTTGGTCAGCTAACCAAG GAAGGGATGCTGCAGCACTGGGAGCTGGGCCAGGCCCTGCGGCAACGCTACCACGGCTTTCTGAACACCTCTTACCACAGGCAAGAG GTTTATGTGCGAAGCACAGACTTTGATCGTACTCTCATGAGTGCTGAGGCCAACCTGGCTGGACTCTTCCCTCCCAGTGCAGCTCAGCACTTCAACCCTAACATCTCATGGCAGCCCATCCCTGTCCACACCGTGCCCATCACTGAAGACAGG TTGCTGAAGTTTCCTTTGGGTCCATGTCCCCGTTATGAGCAGCTGCAGAATGAGACTCGGCAGACCCCAGAGTATCAGAACAGGAGTATTCAGAATGCA CAATTTCTGGACATGGTGGCCAATGAGACAGGGTTTACAAACCTGACCCTGGAGACCATCTGGAATGTGTATGACACGCTCTTTTGTGAG CAAACACATGGGCTGCTCCTGCCGCCCTGGGCCTCACCCCAAACCATGCAGCGTCTGAGCCAGCTAAAGGATttcagcttcctcttcctcttcggGATCCATGAACAAGTGCAGAAGGCCCGGCTTCAGGGGG GAGTTCTGCTGGCTCAGATATTGAAGAACCTGACCCTAATGGCAACTACCTCTCAATTCCCTAAGCTTCTGGTTTATTCTGCG CATGACACTACCCTGGTTGCTCTGCAAATGGCACTGAATGTCTACAATGGGAAACAAGCTCCCTATGCTTCCTGCCACATATTTGAACTGTACCAGGAAGATAATGG GAATTTCTCAGTCGAGATGTACTTTCGGAATGACAGTAAGAAGGCACCCTGGCCTCTGATCCTGCCTGGCTGTCCTCACCGTTGCCCACTGCAGGATTTCCTTCGCCTCACAGAGCCTGTCATACCCAAGGACTGGCAGAAGGAGTGCCAGCTAGCAAATGATACTGCAGACACAG AGGTGATTGTGGCATTGGCTGTCTGTGGCTCCATCCTCTTCCTTCTAATAGTGTTGCTCCTCACTGTCCTCTTCCGGATGCAGGCCCAGCCTCCCGGCTACCACCATGTTGCAGACAGGGAAGACCATGCTTGA